The following proteins come from a genomic window of Geminicoccaceae bacterium SCSIO 64248:
- a CDS encoding methanol/ethanol family PQQ-dependent dehydrogenase, whose product MAKSHLCAGAAALALLAVPVVGQANDDLAEMMKDPKQWVTQLGNYAGQRYSGLDQITKENVGELRPAWSFSTGVLRGHEGGPLVIGDIMYVSTPFPNIVYALDLNDNGKVIWRYQPEQDPNVIPVMCCDTVTRGVAYANDTIFLAQADTTVVALNAQTGEVKWSIKNGDPSKGETLTMSPLVVKDKLIVGISGGEYGVRGHMTAYNLSDGSQAWRAYSTGPDNEMLVDPQQTTHLGEPIGADSSLQSWEGDEWQIGGGTTWGWVTYDPELDLIYYGTGNPGTWNPAQRPGDNKWSMTIMARNPDTGMAKWFFQKTPHDEWDYDGVNEHILADLTIDGQETKALVVFDRNGFAYTMNRENGALLKAEKYDPAVNWATHVDMETGRPEVVPEFSTAQNGPDFNTTNICPAALGSKDQQPASFSPVTKVFYVPTNHVCMDYEPFEVSYTAGQPYVGATLSMYPPQGEDHLGNFIAWDAAEAKMLWSKPEPFSVWSGALSTAGDVVFYGTLEGYLKAVDPSNGEELYSYKTPSGIIGNVTSYEHDGKQYIAVLSGVGGWAGIGLAAGLTEGTEGLGAVGAYQSLADYTQLGGVLTVFELPD is encoded by the coding sequence ATGGCGAAATCTCACCTTTGTGCGGGCGCAGCCGCGCTCGCCCTGTTGGCCGTGCCAGTCGTCGGGCAGGCCAATGACGATCTCGCGGAGATGATGAAAGACCCGAAGCAGTGGGTCACGCAGCTCGGCAACTACGCGGGCCAGCGCTACAGCGGGCTCGACCAGATCACGAAGGAGAATGTCGGGGAGCTGCGCCCGGCCTGGTCGTTCTCGACCGGCGTGCTGCGCGGCCACGAGGGCGGTCCGCTCGTGATCGGCGACATCATGTATGTCTCCACGCCCTTTCCGAACATCGTCTACGCGCTCGACCTGAACGACAACGGCAAGGTCATCTGGCGCTACCAGCCGGAGCAGGACCCCAACGTCATTCCGGTCATGTGCTGCGACACCGTCACCCGCGGCGTCGCCTACGCCAACGACACGATCTTCCTGGCCCAGGCCGACACGACCGTCGTGGCGCTCAACGCGCAGACCGGCGAGGTCAAGTGGTCGATCAAGAACGGCGACCCGAGCAAGGGCGAGACGCTCACGATGTCGCCGCTCGTCGTCAAGGACAAGCTGATCGTCGGCATCTCCGGCGGCGAGTACGGCGTTCGCGGCCACATGACGGCCTACAACCTCAGTGACGGCTCGCAGGCCTGGCGCGCCTATTCGACCGGCCCGGACAACGAGATGCTGGTCGATCCGCAGCAGACCACCCATCTGGGCGAGCCGATCGGCGCCGATTCCAGCCTGCAGTCCTGGGAAGGCGACGAGTGGCAGATCGGCGGCGGCACGACCTGGGGCTGGGTGACCTACGATCCCGAGCTCGACCTGATCTATTACGGCACCGGCAATCCCGGCACCTGGAACCCGGCGCAGCGCCCGGGCGACAACAAGTGGTCGATGACCATCATGGCCCGCAACCCGGACACGGGCATGGCCAAGTGGTTCTTCCAGAAGACGCCCCACGACGAGTGGGACTATGACGGCGTCAACGAGCACATCCTGGCCGACCTGACCATCGACGGGCAGGAGACCAAGGCTCTTGTCGTGTTCGACCGCAACGGCTTCGCCTACACGATGAACCGCGAGAACGGCGCGCTCCTGAAGGCCGAGAAGTACGATCCGGCGGTCAACTGGGCGACCCATGTCGACATGGAGACGGGGCGTCCGGAAGTCGTGCCCGAGTTCAGCACGGCGCAGAACGGCCCGGACTTCAACACGACCAACATCTGCCCGGCCGCGCTCGGCTCGAAGGACCAGCAGCCGGCGAGCTTCTCGCCGGTCACCAAGGTCTTCTACGTGCCGACCAACCATGTCTGCATGGACTACGAGCCGTTCGAGGTCAGCTACACCGCCGGCCAGCCCTATGTCGGCGCGACGCTCAGCATGTATCCGCCGCAGGGCGAGGACCACCTCGGCAATTTCATCGCCTGGGACGCGGCCGAGGCGAAGATGCTGTGGTCGAAGCCCGAGCCGTTCTCGGTCTGGAGCGGCGCCCTGTCGACCGCAGGCGACGTGGTCTTCTACGGCACGCTCGAGGGCTACCTGAAGGCCGTCGATCCGTCGAACGGCGAGGAGCTCTACAGCTACAAGACCCCGTCCGGCATCATCGGCAACGTCACGAGCTACGAGCATGACGGCAAGCAGTACATCGCCGTCCTGTCCGGCGTCGGCGGCTGGGCCGGCATCGGCCTCGCCGCGGGCCTGACCGAGGGGACCGAAGGCCTGGGCGCGGTCGGCGCCTACCAGTCCCTGGCCGACTACACGCAGCTAGGCGGTGTGCTCACCGTCTTCGAGCTGCCGGACTGA
- a CDS encoding c-type cytochrome yields the protein MRLFESLARLGTHATVALAAGWLAQGALAQDQNQQPAAEAGGEQAVELTPEHPYIVKDGKVDFGVYNGYRRYHSVCHTCHGPDGLGGSFAPNLVHGFQDGKLNYDNFLDTVVNGRQNGNSVMPSFGMNTDVMNYIDDIYAYLKARADDAVGRGRPQRLPPEEDPIWQERRG from the coding sequence ATGCGTCTTTTCGAAAGCCTGGCTCGACTGGGCACGCACGCGACTGTTGCACTGGCCGCCGGCTGGCTCGCGCAAGGGGCCCTCGCGCAGGACCAGAACCAGCAACCGGCCGCCGAGGCAGGTGGCGAGCAGGCGGTCGAGCTGACGCCCGAGCATCCCTACATCGTCAAGGACGGCAAGGTCGATTTCGGCGTCTACAACGGCTATCGGCGTTATCACAGCGTCTGCCATACCTGCCACGGGCCGGACGGGCTGGGCGGAAGCTTCGCGCCGAACCTGGTGCACGGCTTCCAGGACGGCAAGCTGAACTACGACAACTTCCTGGACACGGTGGTGAACGGCCGGCAGAACGGCAATTCCGTGATGCCGAGCTTCGGCATGAACACCGACGTCATGAACTACATCGACGACATCTACGCCTATCTCAAGGCGCGCGCCGACGATGCCGTCGGTCGCGGACGGCCGCAGCGCCTGCCGCCGGAGGAGGATCCGATCTGGCAGGAACGCCGCGGCTAG
- a CDS encoding substrate-binding domain-containing protein: MNVRRATTALAIGALLLAPASMARAQDTATAEMVDTTQLRICADPNSLPYSNEKLEGFENRIASLLGKELGIPVTYTWYPNTTGFIRNTLAALKCDLIMGVTSVNELLQNSNPYYTSTYAFVQREDIDTTITSFDDPALRDMTIGVVARTPPVTVLANRNLLDRMRSYALEADSRYHAPVQDLLHDVARGIVDVGIVWGPIAGYWSEHVDAPLKVTPIVGSPDGVRMQFNISMGLRHGEPDWKHRINTLIRRNQAEINAVLQEYRTPLIDRQGKLIPTAEGSPSDPATGKAG; the protein is encoded by the coding sequence ATGAATGTCCGTCGCGCAACGACCGCCCTGGCCATCGGCGCGCTTCTCCTCGCCCCCGCTTCGATGGCGCGGGCGCAGGACACCGCCACGGCCGAGATGGTCGACACGACACAGCTGCGCATCTGTGCGGATCCGAACAGCCTCCCGTACTCGAACGAAAAGCTCGAGGGCTTCGAGAACAGGATTGCGTCGCTGCTTGGCAAGGAGCTCGGGATCCCGGTCACCTACACCTGGTATCCGAACACCACCGGCTTCATTCGCAACACGCTGGCTGCGCTCAAATGCGACCTGATCATGGGCGTGACCAGCGTCAACGAGCTCCTGCAGAACTCCAATCCCTACTACACCTCGACCTACGCCTTCGTTCAGCGCGAGGACATCGATACCACGATCACTTCGTTCGACGATCCGGCCTTGCGCGACATGACGATCGGCGTGGTCGCGCGCACGCCGCCGGTGACGGTCCTGGCCAACCGGAACCTGCTCGACCGCATGCGATCCTACGCCCTGGAGGCCGATTCCCGCTACCACGCGCCGGTCCAGGACCTTTTGCACGACGTCGCGCGCGGCATCGTCGACGTCGGCATCGTCTGGGGCCCGATCGCCGGCTACTGGTCCGAGCATGTCGACGCGCCCCTCAAGGTCACGCCGATCGTCGGCAGCCCCGACGGCGTGCGCATGCAGTTCAACATCTCGATGGGCCTGCGGCACGGCGAGCCGGACTGGAAGCATCGGATCAACACCCTGATCCGCCGCAACCAGGCGGAGATCAACGCGGTCCTCCAGGAGTACCGGACGCCGCTGATCGACCGGCAGGGCAAGCTCATCCCGACCGCCGAGGGATCGCCTTCGGATCCGGCAACCGGCAAGGCCGGCTGA
- a CDS encoding cytochrome c family protein: MLRGWTLVAGLGALTFSGQALAADAAAGQKVFARCQACHVLDASTNKIGPHLGGIMGRQAGSLSDFQYSDAMKESGITWDEQTLSQFLENPKKMVSGTKMAFPGLRKEEERANVIAYIVENSKE, translated from the coding sequence ATGCTTCGCGGCTGGACCCTCGTTGCCGGCCTTGGCGCGCTCACATTCTCGGGACAGGCGCTCGCGGCCGACGCCGCTGCTGGTCAGAAGGTCTTCGCACGCTGCCAGGCATGCCATGTGCTCGATGCGTCGACCAACAAGATCGGCCCGCATCTCGGTGGCATCATGGGACGCCAGGCGGGCTCCCTGTCCGACTTCCAGTATTCCGACGCGATGAAGGAGTCGGGCATCACCTGGGACGAGCAGACGCTCAGCCAGTTCCTCGAGAACCCGAAGAAGATGGTCTCAGGCACGAAGATGGCGTTCCCCGGTCTTCGCAAGGAGGAAGAGCGCGCGAACGTCATCGCCTACATCGTCGAGAACAGCAAAGAGTAG
- a CDS encoding DUF3280 domain-containing protein → MFLLPKVPCSVLGLVVTLFIGPAAFAADPPALVIFPFTLIDTSLQGEMAGRSEAETVRLEQITRQATERLAQNDRFRPIDPAPVADEMARLPRISRCNGCELRLGRELGADLVLVGWVQKVSNLILNINMRLSDVRTGKVLAGRSVDIRGNDDLSWQRGMRQLLREDLPVS, encoded by the coding sequence ATGTTTCTTTTGCCAAAAGTTCCCTGCTCGGTGCTTGGCCTCGTCGTCACGCTCTTTATTGGGCCCGCCGCGTTCGCTGCTGATCCCCCTGCCCTCGTGATCTTTCCCTTCACGTTGATCGACACGAGCCTTCAGGGCGAGATGGCCGGCCGCTCGGAGGCGGAGACCGTCCGGCTCGAGCAGATCACCAGGCAGGCTACCGAGCGGCTGGCGCAGAACGACCGCTTCCGGCCGATCGACCCGGCACCGGTCGCGGACGAGATGGCCCGCCTGCCGCGTATCTCGCGGTGCAACGGGTGCGAGCTGCGCCTCGGGCGCGAGCTGGGCGCCGACCTCGTGCTCGTCGGCTGGGTGCAGAAGGTCAGCAACCTTATCCTCAACATCAACATGCGCCTGAGCGATGTGAGGACCGGGAAGGTGCTGGCGGGACGCAGCGTGGACATCCGCGGCAACGACGATCTCTCGTGGCAACGCGGCATGCGCCAGCTGCTCCGCGAGGACCTGCCGGTATCGTAG